CGCATCATGCGGATGAAGACCAGGTTGACCGAATGCTGGAACGCGATGCGCACGGTCATGTTGCGCTCGCCCGCCTGGCGCTCGAAGTTGGTGAAGCTCTGCAGCCCGCCGCCGGTGTAGAACCCTTCCCCGGCGCTGCCGGAGTACTTGCGCTCCATCGCGGCCTCGAGCATCGCCATCAGCTCGCGCTCCTCGGGCTTCTTCGCCTTGGACAGGTAATCCACCGCCCAGTGGGCGAGCGTATCCTGCCGTGCCAGCCGCAACCCGGCCAGTTCGGCGCGGCCCATGCCGGCGTATTGCGCATGCAGCTCGCTGATGATTTCCAGGTAGGTCACCAGCGTGCGCAGCTTGGCGGTCGAACCCAGGTTCAGCCGCGCGCCGCTGTTGATGTCGAACGGCTGGTCGATGTTGTCGGCCTGCACCCGCACCACGCTGGCGTTGCCGACACGCTCGAACAGCGTGAAGCTCGCCATCAGCTTCGACGGGTCGTCGTTGTCGCGCAGCAGGTTGTGGCCGTACAGGCCCATGGCGCGCGCATCGGCCTTGTTGTTCACGCGCTGCAGCGTCTCGGTGACGATGCGCTGCGCCTCGCGGTTGATGGTGCTGTCGACCGTCAGGTCGAGCCGGTCCATGTCGTAGCGGCTTTCCACGCCGGTCAGGCGGGCGATGTCGGCGCGCACGCGGTTGACGGCCTTGCGCGTGACGAACGGCTCCTGCGGCCCGCGCTGCGGCGGCGCGGCCTTCTCCAGCGGCTGCGCCAGCGCCGCGTCGCGCAGCTCGGCGGTGATGACGCTGTTGGCGGCCAGCAGGCGCAGGTAGCTGGCCGTCAGCGCATCCAGGTTGGTGTCGTCGCGGCGCAAATGGTAAGACGGCCGGCGCTGCGAGATGATCAGCGACAGCGCACGCTTGAATACCTGCGCCTGGCGCGGCTGCGGCGCGCGCTGGTCCATTTCCTTGAGCAGCCGGTTGACCTCGCCGAAGTCCTCGCCGTACCACACCCACAGCGCGTCGCCGATGCCGTTGATCTCGCCGAAGCCCTCGCGCGCCGACAGCGGCACGGTGTTGAGGTAGTCGACCACGATGCGCTCGCGCGCGCGCTGCGTATCGGGTCCGTCCAGGTAGGCGCGCAGCGACGCCGACGCCATCTGCCGGAATTTCTCCGGGATCGACGCGGTGCGTCCCTCGGGCGAGTGCCGGTACTTCTCGATCTGCGTGGCCAGCGTGCTGCCGCCTGGCGCGTCGTGCGAACGGTCGGCCAGCCGGATGAACTGGTCGAGCACCGCGCGCGACAGCCGGCGCCAGTCCAGCGCCGGGTTCATGTTGGGATATTCGGGGTTGAGCAGGCCCTGATTCTCGACGTACAGCAGCGCGCTCACCAGCAGCGGCGGCACCGTGGCGAAATCGGGATACTGGCGCTGCGGATAGCGCTCGAACGCCAGCGTCAGCCCGTTGCAGTCGCGCAGCAACAGGCCGGCCTGGTTCTTCTCGCGGTACGGCGCGAACAAGCCCTGGTCCATCAGCCTGACCATGTCGGGCGACATGCGCGCCTGCTCGGCGGGAACGTAGCCGCGCTGTCCGAGGCGCTGCGCGAACTGCGGCAGCATGCCGTAGCCCATGCGCGCGTCGTAGGGGCCGGAATGCGGAAAGCGGATGCTGTCGCTGGCGCCCGGCTGGATCTCGAAGGTCAGCCGCTGGCCGAGCCCGCCGATCAGCCGCGACTGCCAGTGCGAATTGCGCACTTCGCTCGCGACCAAGCTATACACGACATAGACGCCCCCGGTGAGGGCGACCGCCAAGCCAGCGAAGATCCAGCCACGACGCGACACGTTTGGGCTTCCCTGTTTGGCCGGCGTTGCGCGCAACGGGGTCCGCGCACCGGCTCGAAGCGCTATGTTCTCGCGGCACGCGCAATGCGCGTGCCGCCTGTCTTGATATTAGTAGGAGTCGGGCCGGCGTGCAGCAAGCATGCGCAGGATCATCGTGCCATCGACCCCACCACGCATCGCGCCGTCGTTAACGCGCGCCATTCGGAGACGCGCTTGCGCCACATGCCGTCGTCCTGCACCGCTGGCGTGCATCACAGTCATGCCTTGTGCGCGCGCGCCACCGGCCTTCCCCCGAACGGGTAGCCTGGGTCGTTGTAGCCGTGGGTCGACGCATGCCCCGGCACGACCATCGCATCGATCATGGATTCTTCCTCGGGCGTGATCGCGGCCCCGAGCGCACCGAAGTAGTCCTCGAACTGCGCCAGCGTACGCGGCCCTGCGATGACCGACGAGATGATGGGGTTGGCCAGCACCCAGGCCGTGGCGAACTGCCCCGGCGTCAGGCCGCGCGCCTCGGCATGCTCCTTGAGTTGCTGCGCGATCACCAGCGATTCCTCGCGGAACTCGGTTTCCATCATGCGACGGTCGGCGCGGCCGGCGCGCGTGCCCTGTTCCGGCGCCTGGCCGGGCGCGTACTTGCCGGTCAGCACGCCACGCGCCACCGGGCTGTAGGGCACCACGCCCAGGCCGTAGTGCTCGCAAGCCGGCAGGATCTCCACCTCGGGCACGCGGTTCAGCAGGTTGTAGTACGGCTGGCAGGCCACCGGGCGCGGCACGCCCAGCTCGCCGCACAGCCGGGCGATCTCGGCGATGCGCCAGCCGCGGAAGTTCGACACCGCCCAGTAGCGGATCTTGCCGCTGCGCACCAGGTCGCCCATCGCGCGGACCGCCTCCTCCAGGTTCTCGCCGGGATAGTCGCGGTGCAGGTAGAGGATGTCGATGTAGTCGGTCGCGAGCCGGTGCAGGCTGTCCTCGACCGCGCGCGCAATCCACACGCGCGAGTAGTGCGAGTGGTTGGGCGCGGACTGCATGGCGTTGCCGAGCTTGGTGGCCAGCACCCAGTCGTGGCGGTTCTCGGTCAGCAGCCGGCCGACCATCTGCTCCGACGCGCCCTTGGTGTAGACGTCGGCGGTATCGATGAAATTCACGCCGTGGTCGCGCGCGCTGGCAACGATGCGCGCCGCCTCGGCTTCGTCGGTCTGGTCGGCAAACATCATGGTGCCCAGGCACAGCGCCGAGACGCGCAGGTTGCTGGCGCCAAGGCGGCGGTAGGGCATGGTGGTGGCTGCTGGCATGGGGTTCTCCGGAAGGGGGTGTGACCACGGTCCCACATTTTGCCGGGAGTTTGGCAGCCTTGCCGGCGCCCCCTGCCAGGGCAACGAATAAATGGGGAAATTCGCCGGTATTTCGCGATTGATGGAACCGTGCTTGCCGGGAGAATGCCGGGGCCTGCACCGGACATATTCCGCGCGCGGCAATTGCCTGTAAATAACCTTGGGGGCGCCGGACATGACCGCTAAGCCGTCAATAGGACATTGCGGACATGGCCAGCCGCAAACGCCCCCCATTTGTGGGGCATCGGCCCTCGAACCACTTTCATCGGTCTGCATTTTTGCCACAGGCGAAACATTTTTGCGATTGGGCGCACGTCGATTTGAGTAAAATGGCGCGCGCTCAAATTCGCCCCGCCGCAGTCAATCACGCTGCCCCTGCCAAATACCTTCAGGAACATGACCCTCCGCTGCGTCTTTCCCGTCTTCAGCCGTCCGCCTGGCACGCCGGCGGGCGCCGTGCGGGCTGGCGCCGGGGCACGGAGCGGCACACCAGGCCGCAGGGGCAACATCCGGCAAGGGGGCCGGCGCGCATGACGGACCGCCACCGCACCGGAACCGGGCGCGACACCGCACTGCGCTTTGCCGTGCGCGCCTGGGCGGCGTGGGCTGGCGGCCTGCAGACACGGCAAGACTGGCACGCCTGGGCCGCTGCTCCCCACCTTCCCCCCGCCCAGCCCGAATCGCCGGCCCTGCCGCAAATGGCGCCCATGTTGCGCCGCCGCCTGCCGCCGCTCGGCCGCGTGGCACTGGCCCCGGCCTATGCCTGCGTGCCGGCCGATGCCGCGGGGGGTGCTGCGGCGGGTGTGATTCCGGCGATCTTTGCCTCGCGGCATGGCGACACCGGCCGCCTCGTGACAATGCTGAGCGAGCTGGCCGTGGGCGACGCGCTGTCGCCGACCGCCTTCGGACTGTCGGTCCATAACGCTATCGGTGCGGTACGTTCGATCGACGTGGCCGATCCGGGCAACCTGCAGGCGCTGTCGGCCGGCCGGGACACCGTCGAAACCGCCGTGCTGGAGGCCTGCAGCCTGCTTGCGGACGGTGCGCCGGAAGTGCTGCTGGTCCATTACGAGGCGCCGCTGGCCGCGCCCTACGCCGCCTTCGCCGACGAGGCTGAAGCCCTGTACAGCTGGTGCTGGCGGCTGGCCGCGCCGCGCGCGGGCGAACCCTGCTACACGCTGGCCCTTGCAGATGGCCGCAACACCGACAGCGCCCCGCCGCCGGGCATGCCGCTGCCGCACGGCCTGGAGGTGCTGCGCTTCATGCTGGCCGGCGAGCCGCGCCTGTGCCATCGGGGCGAGAGCGCCGACTGGCAGTGGCAGCGACATGGTTGAGCGCTTCGACCGCGCGTGGCGCGTGTGCGCCACGGGCCTGTGCTTCTCCGGCTTCGGGCTGGGCGGGCTGGTGCTGCGCGTGCTGGTGTTCCCGGCCCTGTCGCTCGCGCCATGGAGCGCCGCGCGCCGCCAGCGCGCCTGCAGGCACGTGATCCACCATGCGTTCCGGCTGTTCCTGTGGCTGATGTGCGCGGTCGGCGTGATCCGCTATGAAGTGCGCAACGCGCGGCGGCTGGACCGCGAAGGGCTGCTGATCGTGGCCAACCATCCATCGCTGATCGACGTCGTGTTCCTGATCGCGCTGACGCGCCGCGCCGACTGCGTGGTCAAGGCCGGCCTGGCGCGCAATCCGTTCACGCGCGGGCCGGTGCTGGCCACCGGTTATGTGCAGAACGATTCCGGCGCGGCGATGGTGCAGGGCTGCATCGATTCGCTGCGCGCGGGCAACAACCTCGTGATCTTTCCGGAGGGCACGCGCACGCCCGCCGACGGCAGCCTGCGGCTGCAACGCGGCGCCGCGAATATCGCGGTGCGCGGCGGCTTTGCGCTGACCCCGGTGGTGATCCGCTGCGAGCCGCCCACGCTGCGCAAGGGCGACAAGTGGTACCAGGTGCCGGTGCGCCGCCCGCGCTATGTCATCGACGTGCGCGAAGATATCGACCCGGCGCGGCTTGCTGCGCCCGGCGCCGATGACGCCATGGCCGTGCGCGCGGTCACGCTGGCACTGACCGATTATTTTTCCAGGGAGATTCGCCGTGCAGGCGCTTGAACAAGAAATCAAAGAACTGATCGTTTCGTCGCTGTCGCTGGAGGAAGTCGCAGCGGCCGACATCGATACCGACGCGCCGCTGTTCGTCGAGGGCCTGGGCCTGGACTCGATCGACGCGCTCGAACTCGGGCTGGCGCTGCAGAAGCGCTTCGGCGTCTCCATGAGCGGCGACAAGGACGCGGTGCGGGCGCGCTTTGCCAGCGTGGCAACGCTGGCCGCCTTTGTCGCCGACCATCGTGCCGCCAATGGTGCCGCTAACGGTGCCGCCAATGGCGCCGAGCAGGCCGCGGCCTGACGGCCGCGGCGCGTCCCTGGTAACCGACTCCATCAAGCTGGTAGGCATGGCCATGACCCACGACGAAATCTTTGCGCGCATTGCGGCAGTCCTGCAGGACTCGTTCGAAATCGACGCCGACCGTATCCGCCCGGAAGCCCGGCTGTATGAAGACCTGGACATCGACAGCATCGACGCCGTCGACCTGCTGGTCAAGCTCAAGCCGATGCTCGACAAGCCGCTCAAGCCCGAGCAATTCAAGTCCGTGCGCACCATCGAGGACGTGGTGCAGGCGCTGGCGCTGCTGATCGATTCCGATTCCGCCGCGACCGCCTGATGGCATGGCGCAACTGGAGCCTGGTGGCGCTGACGCTGTGCTACCCGGTCATGGTCTATGCCGGCCTGCAGTACTGGCCACCGCGCATGGTGGCCCTGCTGCTGATCGCATTGATGGCGCTGCGCCTGGCCGCGGCCAGGCAGGCCGGGTGGTGGCCCATGGCGCTGGCCGCCGGCGCCGCTGCGCTGGCGGTGCTGGCCTCGGACGACGCCATGCCGCTCAAGCTCTACCCCGCGCTGGTCAACGCCGTGCTGCTGGCCGTATTCGGCTGGAGCCTGTGGCGTCCGCCCAGCATCGTGGAACGGCTGGCACGACTGCGCGAACCCTCGCTGTCGCGCACCGGCGTTGCCTACACGCGCAAGGTTACCGTGGCGTGGTGCCTGTTCTTTTGCGGCAATGGCGCGATCGCGCTCGGCACCGCGCTGTTTGCCAGCGACCGGGCCTGGGCGGTCTATAACGGCGCCGTTGCCTATGTGCTGATCGGCGCCATGTTCGCCGGTGAGTGGCTGGTGCGGCAGCGGGTGATGGCGGAGAGCCGCCATGACTGAATTGCCGGCCGGCACGCACGAGAACTGGCACGGCGTGCGCGGCGCCATGGCCGCGCTGGCGCACCGCGTGGCCCGCCAGCACGATGCCGGCGCCGCCCGCCTGCTGGCACGCGCCGCAGCCTGGCGCGCGGCGTTCGCCGCCGCGCCGGGCGAACGCTGGGCCCTCTATCTCGAGTCGACCCCGGAATTTGCCGCGGCGCTGTTCGGCGCCTGGCACGCAGGCAAGCACGTGGTGCTGCCGGGCGACACGCGCCCCGATACGCTGCAGCGGTTGCGCGCCCATTGCGATGGCTGGGCCGGCGACTTGCCGCAAGCGCTGCAGCCCGCACCGGACACCGCCGGCGATGCCTGGCCGCTGCTGCCTGCCGACGCCGCCATCACGCTGTTCACCTCCGGCTCGACCGGCGCGCCCGAGGCCATCGCCAAGCGCCTGGCACAGCTCGATGCCGAAACCGGCGCGCTCCAGGCCGCCTTCGGTGCCCAGCTGCCGCATGACGTGCGGCTGCTGACCACGGTTTCGCACCAGCATATCTACGGCCTGCTGTTCTGCGTGCTGTGGCCGCTGGCGGCCGGCCGTGCGCTGCCGCATGCGCGGCTGGCCTTCCACGAGGAAATCGTCGCCACGTGCAGCGCGTCTGCGGCGGTGCCGACGGCGCTGGTTACCAGCCCGGCGCACCTGCGCCGCATGCCCGAGGCGCTGGACTGGGCCGCGGCGCGTGCCGTGGTGCGCGCGGTGTTCTCGTCGGGCGGGCCCCTTCCGCCCGCGGCGGCGGACGACGCACTGCGCCATCTCGGCCAGTCGCCGATCGAAGTGTTCGGCAGCTCCGAGACCGGTGGCATCGCCTGGCGCCAGCGTGCGCGCCAGCAGGACCGCTGGACCGCCTTGCCGGGGGTGGCCTGGCGCCTGCAGGACGGCTTTCTCGCGGTGCGTTCCGCGCACCTGCCCGCGCACCTGCCCGCGCACCTGCCCGACCACGGCTGGCATGTCTGCGCCGACCTGGCGCATGCCGACGGCGAGCACGGCTTCGTGCTGGCGGGGCGCGCCGACCGCGTGGCCAAGATCGAAGAGAAGCGCGTGTCGCTGACCGCCATCGAACAGGCGCTGGCGGCGTCGCCGCTGGTGCAGGAGGCCCGCGTCGTGCTGATCGACCTGGACGTGGGCGCGCGCGTGGCGGCGGCCGTCGTGCCGAGCCAGGCGGGCGCCGCCATGCTGGCCGGCTCTGGCCAGCATCGCGGCCGCGCCGCGCTGCTCGCCGCGCTCAAGGCTGCGGTGGCCGGCAAGGTCGACCCGCTGGCGCTGCCGCGCCGCTGGCACCTGGCCGCCGGCGCCCTGCCGGCGAACACGCAGGGCAAGACCACCGAGGCCATGCTGCGCGAGCTGTTCCGCCAGACCCTGCCGCGCGCCACGTGGATCGAGCGCGATGCCCAGCGCGCGGCGGCGCTGCTGGACGTGGGCGAGCATCTCGCCATCTTCGACGGGCACTTCCCCGGCACGCCGATCGTGCCCGGCGTGGCGCAGGTGGACTGGGTCATGGCGCTCGCGCCGCAGCGCCTGCCCGTGCCGCCGCGCGAGCGCTTCGCGCGGCTCGACGTGCTGAAGTTCCAGGGCATCATCCGGCCCGGCATGCAAGTGCGGCTGGACCTCGACTGGCAGGCCGACAAGCTGGTGCTGGCATTCCGGCTGAGTTCCGCGGCCGGCCCGCACGCCAGCGGCCGCATCGTCTTCAGGAGCGAGCATGGCTGACGCCGGCACTGCCTTCCGGCCCGTGGTGGTGGTGCCGGTCTACAACCACGAGCGCGCCATCGGCGCCATGGTCGAGGCCATCCTGGCACACCCGGTGCCGTGCCTGCTGGTCGACGATGGCAGCGACGCAGGTTGCGCGCAGGTGTTGCGCACGCTGGCCGACCGCCATGCAGCCCGCGTCACGCTGGTCAGGCTGGCACGCAACCAGGGCAAGGGCGCCGCCGTGACCGCCGGCTTCGAGGCTGCCTTGCGCGGCGGCTACACCCATGCCCTGCAGATCGACGCCGACGGGCAGCACGATGCCGGCTGCATTCCCGCCTTCCTGGACCTGGCGCGGCGCCACCCCGCAGCCATGGTGTGCGGCAACCCGGTCTATGACGCCTCGGTGCCGCGCGCCCGGCTGATCGGGCGCTACCTGACCCATGTGTGGGTGTGGGTGCATACGCTCTCGTTCGCCGTGCGCGACTCGATGTGCGGGCTGCGCGTCTATCCGCTTGCCGAAGCGGTTCCCGTCACGCGCGCCAGCCGGATCGGACCGCGCATGGAGTTCGATATCGAGATCCTGGTACGACTCGCCTGGCGCGGCGTGCGCATCCTCAACATCCCGACGCCGGTCACCTACCCCAGCGACGGCGTGTCGCATTTCCGCGTCTGGCGCGACAACCTGCGCATCTCGTGGATGCACACGCGCCTGTTCTTCGGCATGCTGCGGCGCCTGCCCATACTGGTGGGACGCAAGCTGGCATGAGCATGACCGCACCGGGGATGCCCCCACCCCCTGCCGCCCCTGCCACCACGCGCCACTGGAGCCGCATCGGCGAGGCCACCTGCGTATGGGGCGTGTGGTGCCTGTACGCAATCCACCGCCTGTTCGGCCGCCTGGCGTTCCGCGCAGTGCTGTATCCGGTGGTGACGTACTACTGGCTCGCGCACGGCGCGGCCCGGCGTGCATCGCTGGACTACCTGCGTCGCGTTCATCGGGCCACCGGCGCGGCCGGCACGGCACCGGGCGCGCGCCAGACCCTGCGCCACCTTTACGCCTTCGCCGACACGCTGCTCGACAAGCTGCTCGCGATCGGCGGCCGCTATGCCTTCGGCAACGTCACGCGCGAAGGCGCCGAGGTGATGCTGCGCCAGATCGAAAGCGGCCGCGGCGGCATCATCGTCACCGCGCACATGGGCTGCCTGGAGCTGTGCCGGGTGCTGGCGCGCCACCGTGCCGGCCTGCGCCTGACCGTGCTGGTCCATACCGCGCACGCACAGCGCTTCAACCGCATCCTTGCCCGTATCGACCCCGGCGCCACGCTGCAGCTTTACCAGGTCGACGAGATCTCGCCCGCGACCGCGCAGGAGCTGGCCGACAAGGTCCGCGCCGGCGAGTTCGTGGCGATCGCCGGCGACCGCGCGCCGGCCCATGGCGGGCGCGCGGTCAGCGTGCCGTTCCTGGGCGCGCCGGCGCGCTTCCCGGTCGGGCCCTACGTGCTGGCCGCGTTGCTGGACTGCCCCCTGTTCGCGATGGGCTGCATCCGCCACGGCGACGGCCACCTGCTGCGCTTTACCGAGCTGGCGCGCGAAGTACGGCTGCCGCGCGCCAGCCGCGCCGATGCGCTGGCCGGCTATGCCCGCAGCTACGCCGACTGGCTGGCGCAGCTGCTGGTGCTGTCGCCGTACGACTGGTTCAATTTCTACGATTTCTGGGCCGATCCGGAGGCTGGCGCCGGCCGTGCGCAAAGCCAGCGATCGAACCCCACCATGCCATGACCCAGGACCTCAGTCACGAAATCACCCTGCGCCCCGCCTTCCACGACCTCGACCCGATGGACGTGGTCTGGCACGGCAACTACGTGCGCTACCTGGAGCAGGCGCGATGCGCACTGCTGGCCCGCTTTGCCTATGACTACCCCGCCATGCGCGACTCCGGCTATGCCTGGCCGGTGGTCGACCTGCGCCTGCGCTACGTGCGGCCGCTGGTCTACGGCCAGGCGGTGACCGTGCGCGCCACCATCGTCGAATGGGAGAACCGGCTCAAGATCGACTACCTGCTGCGCGATGCCGCCACCGGCGAGCGCCTGACCAAGGGCTATTCGGTGCAGGTGGCGGTGGACATGCGCACCGGCGAGATGTGCTACGAATGCCCGCCGGTGCTGTGGGAGCGGCTGGGGGTGCAGCGATGAGGCGCCGTACCTTGCTCGCGGCGATGGGTGCCGCGTGCCTGCCCGCGTGGCCGGTCCATGGCGCGGAACGCGCGCAGGACACCCTGGACGCCATCGCGGCCCGGCTGGCCGATGCGCCGGTGATCCACGGCCGCTTCGAGCAGCGCCGCCAGCTGGCGGGCTTTGCCAGCCCGCTGGTATCGCGCGGCGATTTCGTGCTGGCGCGCGAGCGCGGGCTGGCGTGGGCCACGCGCGAGCCGATCGTGTCGAGCCTGCTGGTCACGCCCACGCAGCTGGTGGTGCGCGGCGCCGACGGACAAGTGCAGCAGCGCCTGGCGGCCGATGCGCAGCCGGCCATGCGCGTGGTCGGCGAATCGATGATCGCGGTGCTGCGCGGCGACCTGTCGGCGCTGTCGGCGCGCTTTGCCATCGATGCGCGGCTGACCGGCAAGGAGGGCTGGGCGCTGACGCTGACGCCGACCGACAACGGCATCCGGCGCGCCTTTGCGCGCATCGAGCTGGCCGGCGACCGCTTCGTGCGCAGCATCCGGCTGGATGAGGCCGGTGGCGACGCCACCCAGATCCGGCTGCTCGGACCGGCGGCGGCGGCGCGGCTCACCGCGGCGGAGGCGCAGCGCTTTGAGTGAGCCGTCCCACCGCATGGCCGGCAGCCGCCGTGCAGAGTCTCCGGCCAGCGCCAGCTACGCCAGCCCCGCCCGCATGGCGCCGCTGGCGCGCGGGTTGGCGCGCGTGCTGGCGTTTTGCTGGCTGCTGGCCGTGCTGGCGCTGGCCCTGCACCAGGTCAGCTTCTGGCGCAGCGATCGCATCGACACCGATGTCATGGCGCTGCTGCCTGGCAGCGAGCGCACCGCCACCGCCGACCGCGTGCTGCGCCAGCTGGCCGACGGGGTCTCGCGCGAGATCGTCGTGCTGGTCGGCGCGCCTGACTGGGAGCAGGCGCGCGCCGCCGCGCAGCGCTTCGGCCAGGCCACCGGCATGCATCCCGAACTGCTGCGCCCGGTCGACAAGATCGGCGCCTTCGATTTCGACGCGGCGCTGGCCTTCTACCGGCCCTGGCGCGAGCACCTGCTGACCGACGCCCAGCGCGCCATGCTCGGCCGGGCCGATGCCGACACGCTGGCGCAGCAGGCGCTGGCGCGGCTGTACCAGTTCGCCGCCGGCGCCTCGCTGTCGGGCTGGTCCGCCGATCCGCTCGGGCTGTGGCAGGACTGGTGGCTGGCGCGCGCCGACATGACGCGCGTGCGTGAACGCGACGGCCTGGCGGCCTTCAGCGCCGACGGCCTGCAGTGGGTGCTGCTGACCTACCGCATCGGCAAACCCGCCTTCTCCGTCAGCGGCGATACGGACTATGGCGACCTGCTCGCCGCGGCCGGCGCAGGCGCGCGCAGCGGCCACGGTGCGGTGCGCGTGGTGATGGCCGGCATCCCGCTGCACGCCGAAGCCGCCGCGGCGCAGGCCAGCTTCGAGATGAACGTGATCGGGCTGGGCTCGCTGGCGGCGGTGCTGCTGCTGGTATGGCTGGCGTTCCGCTCGCTGCGGCCGATCTTGCTGGTGGCCCTGTCGCTGGCCATCGGCACCGCCGCCGCGATCTCCGTGACGGCCGCCGTATTCGACCGCGTGCACCTGATCACGCTGGTGTTCGGCGCCAGCCTCGTCGGCGTGGCGGAAGACTACGGCATTCACTACTTCGTGACCCGGCAGGCCAACCGGCGGCGCACGCCCGCGGGGGTGATGCGCATGCTGCTGCCGGGCATGACGCTGGCGCTGGCGACCAGCGTGGTCGCCTACCTGGCGCTGGGCATCGCGCCTTTCCCGGGGCTGCGCCAGATGGCGCTGTTCTCGGCGGTCGGGCTGGCTGCCGCCTTCCTGACCGTGGTGCTGTGGTTCCCGCTGCTCGACCGCGGCAGCCTGCGCCCGACACCGCTGTCGGCATGGCTGGCCGACAGCCTGGCGCGCTGGCCGCGCGTGGGGGCCGATCGCCGCACACTGGTGCTGGGCGCGTTGCTGGCCGCGTTTATCGTGCCGGGCCTGTGGCAGGTGCGCGTGGTGGACGACGTGCGCCAGCTGCAGAGCTCGCCCCCGGCGCTGATCGAAGCACAGCGCACCGCCGGGCGCCTGCTCGGCAGTCCCAGCCCCGCCCAGCTCCTGCTGGTGCGCGGCGCGTCGCCCGACCAGGTGCTGCAGCGCGAGGAAGCCGCCAAGGCGGCGCTGGCGGGCATCGTCGCGAGGGGCGGCATCGACGGGTTTATCGCCGTGTCGGACTGGGTGCCCTCGGCGGCACGGCAGCGTGCCGATGCGGCACTGGC
This genomic interval from Cupriavidus oxalaticus contains the following:
- a CDS encoding transglycosylase domain-containing protein, coding for MSRRGWIFAGLAVALTGGVYVVYSLVASEVRNSHWQSRLIGGLGQRLTFEIQPGASDSIRFPHSGPYDARMGYGMLPQFAQRLGQRGYVPAEQARMSPDMVRLMDQGLFAPYREKNQAGLLLRDCNGLTLAFERYPQRQYPDFATVPPLLVSALLYVENQGLLNPEYPNMNPALDWRRLSRAVLDQFIRLADRSHDAPGGSTLATQIEKYRHSPEGRTASIPEKFRQMASASLRAYLDGPDTQRARERIVVDYLNTVPLSAREGFGEINGIGDALWVWYGEDFGEVNRLLKEMDQRAPQPRQAQVFKRALSLIISQRRPSYHLRRDDTNLDALTASYLRLLAANSVITAELRDAALAQPLEKAAPPQRGPQEPFVTRKAVNRVRADIARLTGVESRYDMDRLDLTVDSTINREAQRIVTETLQRVNNKADARAMGLYGHNLLRDNDDPSKLMASFTLFERVGNASVVRVQADNIDQPFDINSGARLNLGSTAKLRTLVTYLEIISELHAQYAGMGRAELAGLRLARQDTLAHWAVDYLSKAKKPEERELMAMLEAAMERKYSGSAGEGFYTGGGLQSFTNFERQAGERNMTVRIAFQHSVNLVFIRMMRDIVRYETFHANPDIGDLFEDRNAPGRREYLERFADQEGSAYMTNFYQRYRGKTSEQRLDTLLGRVRMTIPHINAVRMSVTLLSARPYLDEDSYIRIMRARLGDKQLAKEDLPALYRKYGKDKFNLNDRGYLSRVHPLELWMVEYLDQHPDATLSELLRASTAERQEVYKWLFKTRSKAGQDNRIRTLLEQDAFARIARRWQRVGYPFDSLTPSYASAIGAAGDRPAALAELAGILLSGGVVTQNAAVRSLAFADGTPYATRYVLQPAAGKRVLPAEVAELARRSMLDVVERGTAKSIRGAFTVPGRDGATLVVAGKTGTGDQRFQVYGPGGRLISSRSVNRSATFVFTLGERFFGTVVVNVREPYAVRYSYTSALAVRVLRAIAPQVSAMAPGGDRALLRCRDAAPGLRTPRMPTMAAPAEAVPGATLAQGLEAPPRADAVAQPAAPAPGKPEAPSLADANDAVTVRKASQPLRRTMP
- a CDS encoding aldo/keto reductase; translation: MPAATTMPYRRLGASNLRVSALCLGTMMFADQTDEAEAARIVASARDHGVNFIDTADVYTKGASEQMVGRLLTENRHDWVLATKLGNAMQSAPNHSHYSRVWIARAVEDSLHRLATDYIDILYLHRDYPGENLEEAVRAMGDLVRSGKIRYWAVSNFRGWRIAEIARLCGELGVPRPVACQPYYNLLNRVPEVEILPACEHYGLGVVPYSPVARGVLTGKYAPGQAPEQGTRAGRADRRMMETEFREESLVIAQQLKEHAEARGLTPGQFATAWVLANPIISSVIAGPRTLAQFEDYFGALGAAITPEEESMIDAMVVPGHASTHGYNDPGYPFGGRPVARAHKA
- a CDS encoding beta-ketoacyl synthase chain length factor, giving the protein MTDRHRTGTGRDTALRFAVRAWAAWAGGLQTRQDWHAWAAAPHLPPAQPESPALPQMAPMLRRRLPPLGRVALAPAYACVPADAAGGAAAGVIPAIFASRHGDTGRLVTMLSELAVGDALSPTAFGLSVHNAIGAVRSIDVADPGNLQALSAGRDTVETAVLEACSLLADGAPEVLLVHYEAPLAAPYAAFADEAEALYSWCWRLAAPRAGEPCYTLALADGRNTDSAPPPGMPLPHGLEVLRFMLAGEPRLCHRGESADWQWQRHG
- a CDS encoding lysophospholipid acyltransferase family protein, yielding MVERFDRAWRVCATGLCFSGFGLGGLVLRVLVFPALSLAPWSAARRQRACRHVIHHAFRLFLWLMCAVGVIRYEVRNARRLDREGLLIVANHPSLIDVVFLIALTRRADCVVKAGLARNPFTRGPVLATGYVQNDSGAAMVQGCIDSLRAGNNLVIFPEGTRTPADGSLRLQRGAANIAVRGGFALTPVVIRCEPPTLRKGDKWYQVPVRRPRYVIDVREDIDPARLAAPGADDAMAVRAVTLALTDYFSREIRRAGA
- a CDS encoding phosphopantetheine-binding protein; the protein is MQALEQEIKELIVSSLSLEEVAAADIDTDAPLFVEGLGLDSIDALELGLALQKRFGVSMSGDKDAVRARFASVATLAAFVADHRAANGAANGAANGAEQAAA
- a CDS encoding acyl carrier protein codes for the protein MTHDEIFARIAAVLQDSFEIDADRIRPEARLYEDLDIDSIDAVDLLVKLKPMLDKPLKPEQFKSVRTIEDVVQALALLIDSDSAATA
- a CDS encoding AMP-binding protein, with product MTELPAGTHENWHGVRGAMAALAHRVARQHDAGAARLLARAAAWRAAFAAAPGERWALYLESTPEFAAALFGAWHAGKHVVLPGDTRPDTLQRLRAHCDGWAGDLPQALQPAPDTAGDAWPLLPADAAITLFTSGSTGAPEAIAKRLAQLDAETGALQAAFGAQLPHDVRLLTTVSHQHIYGLLFCVLWPLAAGRALPHARLAFHEEIVATCSASAAVPTALVTSPAHLRRMPEALDWAAARAVVRAVFSSGGPLPPAAADDALRHLGQSPIEVFGSSETGGIAWRQRARQQDRWTALPGVAWRLQDGFLAVRSAHLPAHLPAHLPDHGWHVCADLAHADGEHGFVLAGRADRVAKIEEKRVSLTAIEQALAASPLVQEARVVLIDLDVGARVAAAVVPSQAGAAMLAGSGQHRGRAALLAALKAAVAGKVDPLALPRRWHLAAGALPANTQGKTTEAMLRELFRQTLPRATWIERDAQRAAALLDVGEHLAIFDGHFPGTPIVPGVAQVDWVMALAPQRLPVPPRERFARLDVLKFQGIIRPGMQVRLDLDWQADKLVLAFRLSSAAGPHASGRIVFRSEHG
- a CDS encoding glycosyltransferase family 2 protein; amino-acid sequence: MADAGTAFRPVVVVPVYNHERAIGAMVEAILAHPVPCLLVDDGSDAGCAQVLRTLADRHAARVTLVRLARNQGKGAAVTAGFEAALRGGYTHALQIDADGQHDAGCIPAFLDLARRHPAAMVCGNPVYDASVPRARLIGRYLTHVWVWVHTLSFAVRDSMCGLRVYPLAEAVPVTRASRIGPRMEFDIEILVRLAWRGVRILNIPTPVTYPSDGVSHFRVWRDNLRISWMHTRLFFGMLRRLPILVGRKLA